One part of the Hydrogenobacter sp. T-2 genome encodes these proteins:
- a CDS encoding (Fe-S)-binding protein — protein sequence MAVVFSKERVGHEEVEKFYQFCKNSINTEVASYLEACVRCGICAEACLFYMGENVSGRIDPTLTPAYKADLLREIYKENYTLLGRLKKLFGFGLKIEPEDLKEQVRLAFYTCTNCDRCTKACPMGIDTPKLVSIVRGALTYAGLTPKDLADATNMSVEKGSPLGVDTQTFLQRIEFISEEYEVEIPVDKKPSEYLYILSSIELMKFPASVASAAKVLNRAEVNWTVSSLAHEATNFGVFAQSKEVTKEMLRRIVEGARELGIRYIIAPECGHAYQSVRFIAPNVFPEEWTFEVLNIVEFIDKMIKEGKLKINKKVLKERATLHDSCQIGRRGGVLREPRRIMNMVSEDFRDSVLIPEHNICCGGGGGVLVIGDADYYRQKAFISKMTLFDKAKAKTVVCYCANCMLALTKSSQELKRDYRFVSIVELVAEATGEE from the coding sequence ATGGCTGTGGTTTTTTCAAAGGAAAGAGTTGGTCATGAGGAGGTGGAAAAGTTTTACCAGTTTTGTAAAAATAGCATAAACACAGAGGTGGCTTCTTATTTAGAAGCTTGTGTGCGTTGTGGCATATGCGCGGAGGCTTGTCTATTCTATATGGGTGAGAACGTCTCAGGAAGGATAGACCCAACCCTAACACCCGCCTACAAAGCAGACCTTTTAAGAGAGATATACAAGGAAAACTATACACTCCTTGGCAGATTAAAAAAGCTCTTTGGCTTTGGCTTAAAGATAGAACCAGAAGATCTAAAGGAACAGGTGAGGCTTGCCTTTTATACCTGCACCAACTGTGACCGATGCACCAAAGCCTGTCCTATGGGTATAGACACGCCAAAGCTCGTAAGCATAGTAAGGGGAGCTCTAACCTACGCAGGGCTAACACCCAAAGACCTTGCGGACGCAACCAACATGTCTGTTGAAAAGGGTAGCCCCTTAGGCGTAGATACTCAGACCTTCCTGCAGAGGATAGAGTTTATATCAGAAGAGTATGAGGTGGAAATCCCTGTGGATAAAAAGCCCTCTGAATATCTTTACATTCTATCATCCATAGAGCTTATGAAATTCCCAGCTTCTGTTGCATCCGCAGCAAAGGTTTTAAATAGGGCAGAGGTTAACTGGACTGTATCTAGCTTAGCCCACGAAGCTACAAACTTTGGGGTGTTTGCCCAGAGCAAGGAAGTAACTAAGGAGATGCTCAGAAGGATTGTTGAAGGAGCAAGGGAGCTCGGTATCAGATACATAATAGCACCAGAATGTGGCCATGCCTATCAATCCGTGAGGTTTATAGCTCCGAATGTATTTCCGGAGGAGTGGACCTTTGAGGTGCTGAATATAGTGGAATTCATAGATAAAATGATAAAGGAAGGAAAGCTCAAGATAAACAAGAAGGTTCTAAAGGAAAGGGCAACATTGCATGATTCCTGTCAAATAGGCAGGAGGGGAGGAGTGCTCAGAGAGCCGAGGAGAATCATGAATATGGTGTCTGAGGACTTCAGAGATTCTGTGCTCATACCGGAGCATAACATATGCTGTGGTGGGGGTGGAGGGGTTCTTGTTATAGGTGATGCGGACTACTACAGACAAAAGGCCTTCATATCAAAGATGACACTATTTGACAAGGCAAAGGCAAAAACTGTGGTTTGCTATTGTGCAAACTGTATGCTTGCACTTACAAAGAGTAGTCAGGAGCTAAAGAGAGACTACCGTTTTGTAAGCATAGTGGAGCTTGTGGCTGAAGCCACAGGGGAGGAATAA
- a CDS encoding hydrogenase small subunit, with translation MESLYHIYKRRGYTRRDFLTSAIAISTALGLPSSLLPKVVKALEVKPKPVVIWLEFQDCAGCTESFIRSTSILPTDVLLDYLSLEYHETLMSPSGFYAEESKREAMEKYRGKYVLVVEGSVSPKDKGVYCTVAGKSNVDLLREAVEGAGLIVAVGSCASWGGIPHAYPNPTGALSVSEVLKGKQVVNIPGCPPIGDVMVSVIANYVITGKAPELDSMGRPKTFYGQTIHDRCYRRPFYNAGRFANSLDDEGAKKGYCLYKLGCKGPITRNACATIRWNGGLSFPIQSGHPCFGCSEPDFWDRGMLYTPLSVVSGRFGIREALVGVAVGTAVGVGVAYMNKKSRGGK, from the coding sequence ATGGAAAGCCTTTATCATATATACAAAAGGAGGGGATACACAAGGAGAGATTTCTTAACCTCTGCCATTGCTATTTCTACAGCCCTTGGTTTACCTTCTTCCTTACTGCCAAAGGTTGTCAAAGCCCTTGAGGTAAAACCAAAACCTGTGGTGATATGGCTTGAGTTTCAGGACTGTGCGGGTTGCACCGAGTCTTTTATAAGAAGCACAAGCATATTGCCTACTGATGTCCTTTTAGATTACCTTTCCCTTGAATACCATGAAACCCTCATGTCTCCCTCGGGCTTTTATGCGGAAGAATCAAAGAGGGAAGCTATGGAAAAGTACAGAGGTAAGTATGTGCTTGTGGTAGAGGGTTCTGTTTCTCCTAAGGATAAAGGTGTATACTGCACTGTAGCCGGCAAGTCAAACGTAGACCTTCTCAGAGAAGCTGTAGAGGGTGCAGGTCTTATAGTAGCGGTAGGTAGCTGTGCCAGTTGGGGAGGAATACCACATGCCTATCCCAACCCTACTGGTGCCTTGTCGGTAAGTGAGGTACTAAAAGGAAAGCAAGTGGTTAACATACCTGGCTGTCCACCTATAGGAGATGTGATGGTTTCTGTAATAGCTAATTATGTGATAACAGGAAAGGCTCCTGAGTTAGATAGTATGGGCAGACCCAAGACCTTTTACGGACAGACCATTCATGACCGATGCTACAGGAGACCCTTCTACAACGCAGGCAGATTTGCCAACTCTCTTGATGATGAGGGAGCTAAAAAGGGTTACTGCCTTTACAAGCTTGGATGCAAAGGTCCTATTACCAGAAATGCCTGTGCCACCATTAGATGGAACGGTGGACTCAGCTTTCCTATACAGTCTGGACATCCCTGTTTTGGCTGTTCAGAGCCAGACTTCTGGGACAGGGGAATGTTATACACACCTCTTTCGGTGGTGAGCGGACGCTTTGGAATTAGGGAAGCTCTTGTGGGTGTTGCAGTGGGAACCGCGGTCGGCGTGGGCGTAGCTTACATGAATAAGAAGTCAAGAGGAGGGAAGTGA
- a CDS encoding tyrosine-type recombinase/integrase, translating into MAKARKKGKVSYGDNLYEIHGSYWLKFTYKGKTYYERIGKVEELPLTMARNIAIKIKQEIIQGTYLPVEEKELTFKELAQEYLKWYHSTRPHAKARTSYEIERKVHKLVDYFGTMELSNISTFTIEQYKQHRLSAGVKPNTINSELNILRAILKKAKTLKLYSGDLPEVKLFKVDDSRLRFLKPEEFARLLQACPSWLRPAVEFAVYTGLRASEIFSLKWEDVDLEHGTIAITNAKNNEIARLPLGKQAIELLKRLKGNTPRIGYIFTNSKGKPYKVEDKTYLKAFKTACRKAGIPDLRFHDLRHTFASWLAMKGVDLYTIQHLTRHKSTSMVKRYAHLSPEHLRSALDTLSEVMDKSLPKS; encoded by the coding sequence ATGGCAAAGGCAAGAAAGAAAGGCAAAGTGTCTTACGGAGACAACCTTTATGAAATTCATGGGTCTTACTGGCTAAAGTTTACCTACAAAGGCAAAACATACTATGAGAGGATTGGCAAGGTTGAGGAACTGCCTCTGACAATGGCAAGGAACATAGCCATAAAGATAAAGCAAGAGATAATTCAAGGCACTTACCTGCCAGTAGAAGAGAAGGAGCTGACCTTTAAAGAACTGGCACAGGAATATCTAAAGTGGTATCACTCTACCCGCCCACATGCAAAGGCAAGGACAAGCTATGAGATAGAAAGGAAAGTCCACAAGCTCGTTGACTATTTTGGCACTATGGAGTTATCCAATATAAGCACCTTCACCATAGAGCAGTATAAACAGCATAGGCTATCCGCTGGAGTAAAGCCCAACACAATAAACTCAGAGCTTAACATTCTCAGAGCCATCCTCAAGAAAGCTAAAACCCTAAAGCTATACTCTGGAGACCTGCCAGAGGTTAAACTTTTCAAGGTAGATGACAGTAGGCTTAGGTTTTTAAAGCCAGAGGAGTTTGCCCGCCTACTACAAGCATGCCCGTCATGGCTAAGACCCGCAGTGGAGTTTGCAGTCTATACAGGTCTTAGAGCCAGTGAGATATTTAGCCTAAAATGGGAAGATGTGGACTTAGAGCATGGCACTATAGCTATAACCAATGCCAAGAATAATGAAATAGCAAGGCTTCCACTGGGAAAGCAAGCCATTGAACTCCTTAAAAGGCTTAAGGGCAATACTCCTCGCATAGGCTACATCTTTACCAACTCAAAAGGCAAGCCCTACAAGGTAGAGGACAAGACCTATCTAAAAGCATTTAAAACCGCATGCAGGAAAGCAGGCATACCAGACCTTAGGTTTCATGACCTTAGGCATACCTTTGCCAGCTGGCTTGCCATGAAAGGAGTAGACCTTTACACCATACAACACCTAACAAGGCATAAGTCCACAAGCATGGTAAAGAGATACGCCCACCTTAGCCCAGAGCATCTTAGGTCTGCCCTTGACACCCTGTCAGAGGTTATGGATAAATCTTTGCCCAAAAGTTAA
- a CDS encoding ribbon-helix-helix domain-containing protein translates to MRVDIIRNMPRVKGAKRLSSLLRIARIELRVPEDLKEWLTQKAQKEGKSLSLLITEILETARQKEEDKGQDNA, encoded by the coding sequence ATGAGAGTTGATATAATTAGAAACATGCCAAGAGTAAAAGGAGCTAAAAGGCTAAGTAGCCTGTTGAGGATTGCAAGGATAGAGTTAAGAGTGCCAGAGGACTTAAAGGAATGGCTTACACAGAAAGCTCAAAAAGAAGGCAAGTCCCTCTCCCTCTTAATCACAGAAATCCTTGAGACCGCCCGTCAGAAAGAGGAAGATAAAGGACAAGATAACGCATAG
- a CDS encoding helix-turn-helix domain-containing protein translates to MKEIYTIKELASLLGKSPQAIRQLIYRGHLPARKLGNTLYVFRRDLEQALKRVERQKKKASKEVEV, encoded by the coding sequence ATGAAAGAGATTTACACCATTAAGGAGCTTGCAAGCCTTCTTGGGAAAAGCCCCCAAGCTATAAGGCAGTTGATTTACAGGGGGCATCTACCAGCCCGTAAGCTGGGTAATACCCTTTATGTTTTCAGAAGAGACCTTGAACAAGCCCTCAAGCGGGTTGAGCGGCAAAAGAAAAAGGCAAGCAAGGAGGTTGAAGTATGA
- a CDS encoding AAA family ATPase, with the protein MKEREDLNQNTQPEEILNQEEQYVNQNEQSTNQKKRQSEDLKGLKIDQSALATFIETLAQERGGKVYIEKGYAVIRCPFHDDEYPSLSVSMKTGHFHCFACGETGSIVKLIEGLAREWDKTEGKTEGEDFGRSNAITFLKRAGILKQDKPKEEATYYYYLPPYYFFPAYRKRKLRYADGRKTFVYEHYDHEREMWVVGKPKDCPPLLYNGYGVEKAREKGKAIFFVEGEKDVETLKALGLYATTSGGANDWHPELAKEFEGMEVALIPDNDVAGKTWLVKVGTDLLNVAKEVYWVDLSEEAKKLGLELKEGGDITDLLELVGEDREKRLEVIKGFDYKPFDLEAIKEQQEEETLKGFEWFLKAEDLEGKNLEFLFEGFLPYGYVVVLSGEAGVGKTWLSYGLVKQAIKQGVKVVYLDADNSLPYIKQMLEDFDLYKELGKNLFILSRQKAEVSISKDNSKWKAVKRLLNNVDRCLVIVDTLGSFSRGYDPNSDRDMREVMSELKETRDMGHAVLVLHHTQKYASFDDSQPVETKYRGSAVIKSDADGLYYINREDNSYYLHAGKLRFMGSSLVVITLTVEGAKIEPQTTESKLEKDARRLLDLMEEGKEYTRQDIIELAKTWYDWGRDKTLKLLKLIQDKGLLEVQKSQKSKGKGYVYIKPSGQQSSGQGDATDDLLTDF; encoded by the coding sequence ATGAAGGAAAGGGAAGACCTTAATCAAAACACACAACCTGAGGAAATTTTAAACCAAGAGGAACAGTATGTCAACCAAAACGAGCAGTCCACTAACCAAAAGAAGAGGCAATCAGAAGACCTCAAGGGACTAAAAATAGACCAATCAGCCTTAGCAACCTTTATTGAAACCCTCGCACAGGAAAGAGGTGGCAAGGTTTATATAGAGAAAGGTTATGCGGTCATAAGATGCCCCTTCCATGACGACGAGTATCCGAGTTTGTCAGTAAGCATGAAAACGGGACACTTCCACTGTTTTGCTTGTGGAGAGACTGGAAGTATCGTAAAACTCATAGAAGGTTTGGCTCGGGAGTGGGATAAGACTGAAGGCAAAACTGAGGGCGAGGATTTTGGGCGGTCTAATGCAATTACCTTTCTCAAGAGGGCTGGGATTTTAAAACAAGACAAGCCAAAAGAGGAAGCGACTTACTACTACTACCTACCACCCTACTACTTTTTCCCAGCCTACAGGAAGAGGAAGCTAAGGTATGCTGATGGCAGGAAGACCTTTGTTTACGAACACTATGACCATGAAAGGGAAATGTGGGTGGTAGGCAAGCCAAAAGACTGTCCACCCTTACTCTACAATGGCTATGGTGTGGAAAAAGCAAGGGAAAAAGGCAAGGCAATTTTCTTTGTAGAAGGTGAGAAGGATGTAGAGACCTTAAAAGCTCTGGGGTTATATGCCACTACTTCTGGTGGGGCTAACGACTGGCATCCAGAGCTGGCAAAAGAGTTTGAGGGAATGGAAGTAGCACTCATTCCAGATAACGATGTAGCTGGCAAGACATGGCTTGTTAAGGTAGGCACTGACCTTTTGAATGTGGCTAAGGAGGTCTACTGGGTAGACCTATCTGAGGAAGCCAAAAAGCTGGGTCTTGAGCTTAAGGAAGGCGGTGATATCACTGACCTTCTTGAACTTGTGGGCGAGGATAGAGAGAAAAGACTTGAGGTCATTAAGGGTTTTGACTACAAGCCTTTTGACCTTGAGGCTATTAAAGAACAACAGGAAGAGGAAACACTTAAAGGCTTTGAGTGGTTTTTGAAGGCTGAGGACTTAGAGGGTAAAAACCTTGAGTTTCTTTTTGAGGGCTTTTTACCATACGGCTATGTAGTAGTTTTGAGTGGAGAGGCTGGAGTGGGTAAAACTTGGTTGTCTTACGGACTTGTAAAACAAGCTATAAAACAGGGAGTAAAGGTGGTTTATCTTGATGCGGACAACAGCTTGCCATACATAAAACAGATGCTTGAGGATTTTGACCTTTACAAAGAACTGGGAAAAAACCTCTTCATTCTCTCAAGACAAAAGGCGGAGGTTAGCATAAGTAAGGATAACAGCAAGTGGAAGGCGGTCAAAAGGCTTTTAAACAACGTAGACAGATGCCTTGTGATAGTGGATACCTTAGGAAGTTTTTCAAGAGGCTATGACCCTAACTCAGATAGAGACATGAGAGAGGTTATGTCAGAACTAAAGGAGACAAGGGACATGGGACATGCGGTCTTGGTCTTACACCACACACAAAAATACGCATCTTTTGATGATAGCCAGCCAGTGGAGACCAAATACAGAGGGTCAGCAGTGATAAAGAGTGATGCGGACGGGCTTTATTACATCAATAGAGAGGACAACTCATACTATCTCCATGCGGGGAAACTCCGATTTATGGGGTCTTCACTGGTTGTAATAACCTTGACAGTAGAGGGAGCTAAGATTGAACCCCAGACCACTGAAAGCAAGCTGGAAAAAGACGCACGGAGGCTACTGGACTTGATGGAAGAAGGCAAGGAGTATACACGGCAGGACATTATAGAATTGGCTAAGACTTGGTATGACTGGGGCAGGGATAAGACCCTAAAGCTACTGAAACTGATACAAGACAAAGGGCTACTGGAAGTCCAAAAAAGCCAAAAGAGTAAAGGTAAGGGCTATGTTTACATAAAACCCTCGGGGCAACAGTCCTCGGGACAAGGGGATGCTACAGATGACCTGCTTACTGACTTCTAA
- a CDS encoding histone deacetylase family protein — MKTGFVYDPIYLEHHWKGHPENKDRLIAIIQELERRGLLKELVHINPRRASAMEVSLNHDPAYVQEVADFCAGGGGYLDPDTYAVQSSYEVALHAVGGVLEGIDRLLNKEVDAVFCAVRPPGHHAEHSKAMGFCLFNNIAIGAHYLLQKGFERIFIVDFDAHHGNGTQRSFYEDDRVFYFSSHEYPFYPGTGSSKEKGAGKGYGSTHNEPLPAGAGDMEFDRIYGEVFPKLFYEYSPQFLLVSAGYDAHKDDPLTYLNLSTEGFGRLVSHLIESAKRFSIPILFALEGGYNLRALSECVSLTIQKLLEA, encoded by the coding sequence ATGAAGACAGGCTTTGTTTACGACCCAATATACCTTGAGCACCACTGGAAGGGTCATCCAGAAAACAAGGACAGACTAATAGCCATAATACAAGAGCTTGAGAGAAGAGGACTTTTAAAGGAGCTTGTTCACATAAACCCCAGAAGAGCATCCGCCATGGAAGTCTCCCTAAACCATGACCCTGCATACGTTCAAGAGGTAGCAGACTTTTGCGCAGGAGGTGGTGGATACCTTGACCCAGACACTTATGCGGTGCAGAGCTCTTACGAAGTGGCACTTCATGCAGTGGGTGGAGTGCTTGAAGGCATAGACAGGCTTTTGAATAAAGAGGTAGATGCGGTCTTCTGTGCGGTAAGACCCCCAGGACACCATGCGGAACACTCTAAGGCTATGGGTTTTTGTCTATTTAACAATATTGCCATAGGTGCACACTATCTTCTCCAAAAGGGCTTTGAGAGGATATTTATAGTGGACTTTGACGCCCACCATGGAAACGGCACTCAAAGGAGCTTTTATGAAGATGACAGGGTTTTCTACTTTTCTTCTCACGAATATCCCTTCTACCCCGGCACTGGCTCCTCTAAAGAAAAGGGTGCAGGCAAAGGCTACGGTTCTACCCACAACGAACCACTTCCTGCGGGAGCAGGTGATATGGAGTTTGACAGGATATACGGTGAGGTCTTTCCTAAGCTATTCTACGAATACTCACCCCAGTTTCTTCTTGTTTCTGCAGGCTATGACGCTCACAAAGATGACCCACTAACATACCTTAACCTTTCCACAGAGGGTTTTGGAAGGCTTGTGAGCCATCTAATTGAGAGTGCTAAGAGGTTTTCTATACCTATCCTCTTTGCCCTTGAAGGAGGCTATAATCTAAGAGCTCTTTCAGAATGCGTAAGCCTTACTATACAAAAGCTCTTGGAGGCTTAA
- the lysS gene encoding lysine--tRNA ligase produces the protein MESSRLEKLKELAKGGQAYPYRFEISTRIGDIRNKYEKSTENREVLLRGTVKRSSKIEEGYLLRLASSKGVEMLAITQQELKVGQEYVLMGKLGRYEGKLCLYDAVLSEGQVLEIEDIKPLYDLDPNFEEVSIAGRLITLRSMGKAIFGHLQDATGRIQIYLKKDIVGEESFKEFEELVDTGDILGVRGKLFRTNTGELTVEVESFQILSKSLHPMPEKWHGIKDVEVRYRQRYLDLIANEEARRIFLLRSKVIKELRNFLDKEGFLEVETPILQHIASGANAKPFITYHNYLEQNLYLRIAPELYLKRLIVGGFNRVYELGKNFRNEGVDTTHNPEFTMVEFYTAYWDYKDLMDFTERLLSHVLLSTVGSLKLTYGGRELDFTPPYKRYRYFELLEEKTGKNKDFFLRDLEGLRRFAKEIGVPKAETLTHAKLIDKAFDLLVEDELWGPCFVLDFPKILSPLAKSHREDPDLVERFELFVAGKELANAYTELNDPFEQRERFLQQLREKEMGDEEAMQMDEDFITALEYGMPPTAGEGIGIDRLVMVLADVDSIREVILFPALRRV, from the coding sequence ATGGAAAGCTCAAGACTTGAAAAGCTAAAGGAGTTAGCAAAAGGAGGACAGGCTTATCCTTATAGGTTTGAGATAAGCACGCGGATAGGTGATATAAGGAACAAATATGAAAAATCTACAGAAAACAGAGAAGTTCTTTTAAGGGGAACGGTAAAGAGGTCTTCAAAAATAGAAGAGGGCTATCTTTTAAGACTTGCAAGCTCCAAAGGCGTGGAGATGCTCGCCATAACACAACAAGAACTAAAGGTTGGGCAGGAATACGTCCTTATGGGAAAACTTGGCAGGTATGAGGGGAAGCTTTGCCTTTATGATGCGGTCCTATCGGAGGGGCAAGTTCTTGAAATAGAAGACATAAAGCCTCTGTATGACCTTGACCCTAACTTTGAAGAGGTATCTATTGCAGGGAGGCTTATAACCCTTAGGAGCATGGGTAAGGCTATCTTTGGACATTTGCAAGATGCTACAGGTAGAATACAGATATACCTCAAAAAGGACATAGTGGGAGAGGAATCCTTTAAGGAGTTTGAAGAGCTTGTGGATACTGGAGACATATTGGGTGTAAGGGGCAAGCTCTTTAGGACAAACACGGGAGAGCTAACGGTAGAGGTAGAGAGCTTTCAGATACTCTCAAAAAGTTTACACCCTATGCCAGAAAAGTGGCACGGCATAAAGGATGTGGAAGTAAGATACCGTCAAAGATACCTTGACCTAATAGCTAACGAAGAAGCAAGGAGGATTTTCCTACTTAGGAGCAAGGTCATCAAAGAGCTTAGAAACTTTTTAGACAAAGAGGGCTTTCTTGAGGTGGAAACTCCCATACTACAACACATAGCCTCTGGAGCTAATGCAAAACCCTTTATAACCTATCACAACTACCTTGAGCAGAACCTATACCTTAGAATAGCACCAGAGCTTTATCTCAAAAGGCTAATCGTGGGGGGCTTTAACAGGGTCTATGAGCTTGGTAAAAACTTCCGCAACGAAGGCGTAGATACCACGCATAATCCAGAGTTTACCATGGTGGAGTTTTATACCGCCTATTGGGACTATAAGGACCTTATGGACTTTACAGAAAGGCTTTTATCGCATGTTCTACTTTCAACGGTGGGTAGTCTAAAGCTAACTTATGGAGGTAGAGAGCTTGACTTTACACCACCATACAAAAGGTATAGATACTTTGAGCTTTTAGAGGAAAAAACAGGCAAGAACAAGGACTTTTTCTTGAGGGATTTAGAAGGTCTGAGAAGGTTTGCAAAGGAAATAGGAGTGCCAAAGGCAGAAACTTTAACTCATGCCAAACTCATAGATAAGGCTTTTGACCTGCTTGTAGAAGATGAGCTTTGGGGTCCTTGCTTTGTCTTGGACTTTCCAAAGATACTTTCGCCCCTTGCCAAAAGCCACAGAGAAGACCCAGACCTCGTGGAGAGGTTTGAGCTTTTTGTAGCAGGAAAGGAGCTTGCCAACGCCTACACGGAGCTAAACGACCCCTTTGAGCAAAGGGAGAGATTTTTACAGCAGTTAAGGGAAAAGGAGATGGGAGACGAAGAAGCTATGCAGATGGATGAGGACTTTATAACCGCCCTTGAGTATGGCATGCCACCAACCGCAGGAGAGGGTATAGGTATAGACAGACTTGTGATGGTCTTGGCAGATGTGGACTCCATAAGGGAAGTTATACTCTTCCCAGCTTTGAGGAGGGTCTGA
- a CDS encoding ferredoxin reductase translates to MELEKKPVKEFKAKVIKVIQETPSTKTLVFDISHVDFDFYPGQYMMVNVPYEGQVLKRAYSIASPPTQKETLELTIKKVPEGRASTYLTEKVKEGEEFLLKGPYGKFVWLPQMGTSLVLIGAGSGIVPLMCILRYIVSAKLEHVKATLLYSNTHYEEIIYREELERMDKHSNIKVVHTLTRSHPPDWKGYTGRINVEMILKEVEDIPTNLYYLCGPPAFVEDIASMLLELGVDKNQIKKEKYD, encoded by the coding sequence ATGGAGCTTGAGAAAAAGCCTGTAAAGGAGTTTAAGGCAAAGGTAATAAAAGTTATCCAAGAAACGCCAAGCACAAAAACATTGGTCTTTGACATAAGCCATGTGGACTTTGACTTTTACCCCGGGCAGTATATGATGGTGAATGTCCCTTACGAGGGGCAGGTGTTAAAAAGAGCCTACTCTATTGCAAGCCCACCCACTCAAAAAGAAACCCTTGAGCTAACCATAAAGAAAGTGCCAGAAGGCAGAGCCTCTACCTATCTCACAGAGAAGGTAAAGGAAGGAGAGGAGTTTCTCCTAAAGGGTCCCTATGGAAAGTTTGTGTGGCTTCCTCAGATGGGCACAAGCCTTGTGCTTATAGGTGCAGGAAGTGGCATCGTGCCTCTTATGTGCATACTAAGATACATAGTCTCCGCCAAGTTAGAACACGTGAAGGCTACGCTTTTATATTCAAACACCCACTATGAGGAGATAATCTACAGAGAAGAGTTAGAGAGAATGGACAAGCACTCAAACATAAAGGTAGTCCACACCCTTACACGCTCTCATCCACCAGATTGGAAGGGATACACGGGAAGGATAAATGTGGAGATGATACTAAAAGAGGTGGAGGATATTCCTACAAATCTCTACTACCTTTGTGGACCACCAGCCTTTGTGGAAGACATAGCAAGCATGCTCCTTGAGCTTGGAGTGGATAAGAACCAGATAAAGAAGGAAAAATACGACTAA
- a CDS encoding Gfo/Idh/MocA family oxidoreductase, with product MHVLLVGLGNMGNKYFWKLEELGEKLVLCDIDPNKEKKPYPFYCHFGDIKEELKAVIVAVDPKEHVGIAQEFLKKGTPLLLEKPPALSSKEFDRIKDYPNLYISEVESYSVCVDFLQRPKKFIKIERFGRAKGYISPLWDLAWHDLYLLQRISKNIVLRDLRIEKNIWTLEGYIDEVPFSLSVAWEHPEPRRVWNIDDRLMLDFGNERVYEDQKVVKEEKRDKLKLMLQDFLRGTYDPQSLERAYINLRILESLS from the coding sequence ATGCATGTTTTACTGGTAGGTCTTGGCAATATGGGAAACAAATACTTTTGGAAGTTAGAGGAGCTTGGTGAGAAACTGGTTCTGTGCGATATAGACCCAAACAAGGAAAAAAAGCCTTACCCTTTTTATTGTCATTTTGGAGATATTAAAGAAGAGCTCAAGGCGGTTATAGTAGCAGTAGACCCAAAGGAGCATGTAGGTATAGCCCAAGAATTTTTAAAAAAAGGAACACCTCTTCTTCTTGAAAAGCCTCCCGCATTAAGCTCTAAGGAGTTTGACAGGATAAAAGACTACCCAAACCTGTATATCTCAGAGGTGGAAAGCTATTCGGTGTGTGTGGATTTTTTGCAAAGACCAAAAAAATTCATAAAGATAGAGAGGTTTGGAAGAGCAAAAGGCTACATTTCGCCCCTTTGGGACCTCGCTTGGCATGACCTGTATCTCCTTCAGAGAATTTCCAAAAACATAGTTCTTAGAGACCTTAGAATAGAAAAAAACATATGGACTCTTGAAGGCTACATAGATGAAGTGCCCTTTAGCCTAAGCGTTGCATGGGAGCATCCAGAGCCAAGAAGAGTGTGGAATATAGATGACAGGCTTATGCTGGACTTTGGCAACGAAAGAGTATACGAAGACCAAAAGGTGGTCAAAGAAGAAAAAAGAGACAAGCTAAAACTTATGCTACAGGACTTTTTAAGAGGCACATACGACCCACAGAGCCTAGAGAGAGCATACATAAACCTAAGAATTCTTGAGAGCCTCTCTTAG